The Planococcus liqunii genome includes a region encoding these proteins:
- a CDS encoding acyl-CoA dehydrogenase family protein gives MAESKTLIKGGSFLIEDADLSRVFTPEDFTEEHKMIAKTTEDYVNTEVLPVVEKLENHEFDHSVRLLKTAGELGLLGADVPEQYGGLGLDKIASALIAEKMSKAGGFGITHGAHVGIGSLPIVLFGNEEQKQKYLPRLATGELIAAYALTEPSSGSDALGAKTVAKLNEAGTHYVLNGEKQWITNAGFADVFIVYAKIDGEKFSAFIVERAYDGVSVGPEEKKMGIKSSSTRTLVLQDAVVPVENLLGEAGRGHVIAFNILNIGRYKLGVGTIGGSKRAMEITIPYTNQRQQFKTPISSFNLTREKLATMASQLYALESSVYRTVGLFEDRMSGFTEEEHANGKLVADAIAEFAVECSMNKFFGTETLDYIVDEGVQLHGGYGFMQEYEIERAYRDSRINRIFEGTNEINRLLVPGTLLRKAMKGELPLLQHAQKLQEELLMMMPEEIGTEALAQEKYLVKNAKKIALLAAGLAAQTYGAKIEQEQEVLVNIADIVSNVFAMESAVLRTEKAIAASGEEKAQQKLLYTQIYCQEAFDKIEKDAKETLLAAVEGDNQRMMLSALRKLTRSTPYNVIAKKREAAVKLVEVEKYVV, from the coding sequence ATGGCAGAATCAAAGACGTTGATCAAAGGCGGCAGTTTCTTAATTGAAGACGCAGATTTATCCCGCGTGTTTACACCAGAAGATTTCACGGAAGAGCATAAAATGATCGCGAAAACGACAGAGGATTACGTGAACACCGAAGTGCTTCCAGTCGTTGAAAAGCTTGAAAACCACGAGTTCGATCATTCGGTTCGATTATTGAAAACGGCAGGAGAGCTTGGGTTGCTCGGAGCGGATGTACCGGAACAATACGGCGGACTGGGCCTGGATAAAATCGCCTCTGCTTTGATTGCTGAAAAAATGTCTAAAGCAGGCGGATTCGGCATTACCCACGGCGCTCACGTCGGAATCGGTTCTTTGCCAATCGTTTTGTTCGGAAACGAAGAACAAAAGCAAAAATACTTGCCGCGCCTAGCGACAGGTGAATTGATCGCAGCATATGCATTGACGGAGCCGAGCTCAGGGTCCGACGCCTTAGGTGCTAAAACAGTTGCGAAGCTGAACGAAGCGGGCACACATTACGTATTGAACGGCGAAAAACAATGGATCACAAATGCTGGATTTGCAGATGTCTTTATTGTGTATGCGAAAATTGACGGCGAAAAATTCTCAGCGTTTATCGTAGAACGCGCGTATGACGGCGTATCTGTCGGACCGGAAGAAAAGAAAATGGGGATCAAGTCGTCTTCAACACGGACATTGGTCTTGCAGGATGCAGTAGTGCCTGTGGAAAACTTGCTCGGCGAAGCTGGCCGCGGCCACGTCATCGCATTCAACATCTTGAACATCGGCCGTTACAAATTGGGTGTAGGCACAATCGGCGGCTCAAAACGTGCAATGGAAATTACGATTCCGTATACAAACCAGCGCCAGCAGTTTAAAACACCAATTTCTTCTTTCAACTTAACACGTGAGAAATTGGCAACGATGGCTTCTCAATTATATGCACTTGAAAGCTCTGTTTACCGTACAGTGGGCTTGTTCGAAGACCGCATGAGCGGCTTTACAGAAGAAGAGCACGCCAACGGAAAACTAGTGGCGGATGCGATTGCAGAATTCGCTGTTGAATGTTCCATGAACAAATTCTTCGGCACAGAAACTTTGGATTACATCGTTGACGAAGGCGTTCAGCTGCACGGCGGTTACGGCTTCATGCAGGAATATGAAATCGAGCGCGCTTACCGCGACTCCCGCATCAACCGGATCTTCGAAGGCACAAACGAAATCAACCGTTTGCTGGTGCCGGGCACCTTGCTGCGCAAAGCGATGAAAGGCGAGCTTCCGCTATTGCAGCACGCGCAGAAACTGCAGGAAGAGCTGTTGATGATGATGCCGGAAGAAATTGGCACGGAAGCATTGGCTCAAGAAAAATACTTGGTGAAAAACGCGAAGAAAATTGCTTTGCTGGCAGCGGGGCTTGCAGCTCAGACTTACGGAGCGAAAATTGAACAAGAACAGGAAGTGCTTGTCAATATTGCAGATATCGTAAGCAATGTGTTTGCAATGGAGTCTGCCGTGCTTCGTACAGAAAAAGCGATTGCTGCCTCTGGTGAAGAAAAAGCCCAGCAAAAATTGCTATACACCCAAATTTACTGCCAGGAAGCTTTCGATAAAATTGAAAAAGATGCAAAAGAAACATTGCTTGCTGCTGTAGAAGGCGACAACCAGCGCATGATGCTTTCTGCACTTCGCAAATTGACTCGTTCGACTCCGTATAACGTTATTGCGAAAAAACGCGAAGCAGCTGTGAAATTAGTAGAAGTCGAAAAATATGTCGTGTAA
- a CDS encoding STAS domain-containing protein — protein MDSSQEIKELKELVLHYENVIHNMSAPIIPSIVPETILVPIAGFIFRDRFETIRTKVLQYAAEHRDTQCVVFDFTGVRVEYVEKFDYNELASELAQLNSAIKLMGIRPIYVGFNPRFVREIVHAGIQVELEVFNTFRAALKKLLAESEKSLYSI, from the coding sequence ATGGATTCATCGCAAGAAATTAAAGAGTTAAAAGAATTGGTTTTGCATTATGAAAATGTGATTCACAATATGTCAGCGCCCATCATTCCGTCAATTGTACCGGAAACCATCCTGGTTCCGATTGCCGGATTTATTTTCCGTGACCGCTTCGAAACGATCCGGACGAAAGTACTTCAGTATGCCGCAGAACACCGGGATACACAATGCGTCGTTTTTGACTTTACCGGCGTGCGTGTCGAATACGTCGAGAAATTCGACTACAACGAACTGGCCAGCGAGCTGGCCCAGTTGAACAGCGCCATCAAACTGATGGGCATCCGGCCGATTTATGTCGGCTTCAATCCGCGTTTCGTGCGTGAAATCGTCCATGCCGGCATCCAGGTCGAGCTGGAAGTGTTCAATACGTTCCGGGCAGCTCTGAAAAAATTGCTTGCAGAAAGCGAGAAATCTCTGTATTCCATTTAA
- a CDS encoding arsenate reductase family protein has protein sequence MITYYAYPKCTTCRKAKKWLDQNGIAYNEINIAEAPPSQDQIREIYTKSGVVLKKFFNTSGLKYRALGLKDKLKDMPEEEQLALLASDGMLIKRPLAWNGEQATLGFKEEEFENTWK, from the coding sequence ATGATTACGTATTATGCTTACCCCAAATGCACCACCTGCCGCAAAGCAAAAAAATGGCTGGATCAAAACGGCATCGCCTATAATGAAATTAACATTGCCGAGGCGCCGCCGTCCCAGGACCAAATCCGTGAAATCTACACCAAAAGCGGAGTGGTATTGAAGAAATTTTTCAATACAAGCGGCTTGAAGTACCGGGCGCTTGGATTAAAGGATAAACTGAAGGACATGCCGGAAGAAGAGCAGTTGGCATTGCTGGCATCAGATGGCATGTTGATCAAACGGCCGCTCGCTTGGAACGGCGAACAAGCAACATTGGGATTCAAAGAAGAAGAGTTTGAAAATACCTGGAAATGA
- a CDS encoding 5'-3' exonuclease, whose product MNEKPHVLLVDGMALLFRSFFATSAVGQYFRTTEGLATNGVQGFARHVLAAKTMMKPTHLAVCWDMGAQTFRTDMFDGYKANRPAPPEDMLHQFDLAKQVSEQLGWKNYGEKGIEADDFIGSFTKQWKGEADFTIMTGDKDMLQLLNPSVKIAFMKKGFHIYDVYTEGRFKEEYGIEPAQFADVKAFMGDASDGYPGVKGIGPKTALQLIQKYGSTDGVLEAIEELKPAQKKKIEEHKDMLLLSKELAVIKCDIPLDVSLDEILVPNYTNDMVQLFDEQELKLLARQLEKSIIPESSPFDRIDPYER is encoded by the coding sequence ATGAATGAAAAACCACATGTATTATTAGTGGACGGCATGGCGCTCCTATTCCGTTCATTTTTCGCAACATCTGCAGTCGGGCAATATTTCCGGACAACGGAAGGCCTCGCAACAAACGGCGTCCAAGGATTTGCGCGCCACGTGTTGGCGGCGAAAACGATGATGAAGCCGACGCATTTGGCCGTCTGCTGGGATATGGGCGCTCAGACTTTCCGTACCGACATGTTTGACGGCTACAAAGCCAACCGTCCGGCGCCGCCGGAAGACATGCTGCACCAATTCGATTTGGCGAAGCAGGTATCCGAGCAGCTCGGCTGGAAAAATTACGGCGAAAAGGGCATCGAAGCGGATGACTTTATCGGCTCGTTTACCAAACAGTGGAAAGGCGAAGCAGATTTCACGATTATGACCGGCGATAAAGATATGCTGCAGCTGTTGAACCCCTCAGTAAAGATCGCGTTCATGAAAAAAGGCTTCCACATTTATGATGTCTATACAGAAGGCCGCTTTAAAGAAGAGTATGGCATTGAACCGGCGCAGTTTGCAGACGTGAAAGCGTTTATGGGAGACGCGAGCGACGGCTATCCGGGCGTGAAAGGAATCGGGCCGAAGACTGCACTGCAGCTGATCCAAAAATATGGGTCGACTGACGGGGTGCTCGAAGCGATTGAGGAATTGAAACCGGCCCAAAAGAAAAAGATAGAAGAGCATAAGGATATGCTGCTGCTATCTAAAGAGCTGGCGGTTATTAAATGCGATATTCCGCTCGACGTGTCGCTGGATGAAATTTTAGTTCCCAACTACACAAACGACATGGTTCAGCTGTTTGACGAGCAGGAATTAAAACTGCTCGCCCGCCAATTGGAGAAAAGCATCATTCCGGAATCGTCACCGTTTGACCGGATAGATCCGTACGAACGATAA
- a CDS encoding acetyl-CoA C-acetyltransferase has protein sequence MREAVIVAGARTPVGKAKKGSLATVRPDDFGALVVREALNRAGGYDGPIDDLIMGCAMPEAEQGMNIARNIGALAGLPETVSAVTVNRFCSSGLQSIAYAAERIMVGSAEAIIAGGVESMSMVPMMGNVIRPNAKLAETAPQYYMSMGHTAEQVATQYGVSREDQDAFAVRSHEKAAAAIAAGKFDEEIVPVEVTQRFVDDNNKYQEKTFTFGMDEGVRHGTSIQTLNKLRAAFSARGTVTAGNSSQTSDGAAALLVMDREKAESLGLTPIAKFRSFATGGVPPEVMGIGPIVAIPKALKLAGLTIDDIDVWELNEAFASQSLGVIRHLNIDIDKVNFNGGAIALGHPLGATGSILTLKMMSELKRQGKQFGVVTMCIGGGMGAAGVFEML, from the coding sequence ATGCGCGAAGCAGTAATCGTGGCCGGGGCCAGAACCCCGGTCGGAAAAGCGAAAAAAGGTTCTCTTGCAACTGTGCGCCCGGATGATTTCGGCGCCTTGGTTGTACGTGAAGCATTAAACCGGGCAGGCGGCTATGACGGCCCGATAGATGATTTGATTATGGGATGTGCCATGCCGGAAGCGGAGCAAGGCATGAACATTGCGCGCAATATCGGTGCATTGGCAGGATTGCCGGAAACCGTTTCGGCCGTAACGGTCAACCGTTTCTGTTCATCAGGCCTTCAGTCGATTGCTTATGCAGCTGAACGGATTATGGTCGGCTCAGCAGAAGCTATTATTGCAGGCGGCGTTGAATCGATGAGCATGGTGCCGATGATGGGCAATGTCATCCGTCCGAACGCGAAATTGGCAGAAACTGCGCCCCAGTACTACATGAGCATGGGCCATACGGCAGAACAAGTGGCAACCCAATACGGCGTCAGCCGGGAAGACCAGGATGCATTTGCTGTCCGCTCCCATGAAAAAGCGGCTGCAGCCATTGCAGCCGGCAAATTCGATGAAGAAATCGTGCCGGTCGAAGTGACGCAGCGTTTCGTCGATGACAACAACAAGTACCAGGAAAAAACCTTTACATTTGGGATGGATGAAGGCGTTCGCCACGGCACAAGCATCCAAACCTTGAACAAACTCCGCGCAGCTTTCTCAGCACGCGGAACCGTAACAGCCGGAAACTCTTCGCAGACATCTGACGGGGCTGCTGCACTGCTCGTCATGGACCGTGAAAAAGCGGAATCGCTTGGCTTAACGCCGATTGCAAAATTCCGTTCGTTCGCTACAGGCGGTGTACCGCCGGAAGTTATGGGCATCGGACCGATCGTCGCGATACCTAAAGCTTTGAAACTGGCTGGCCTGACCATTGACGATATCGATGTATGGGAACTGAACGAAGCCTTCGCTTCCCAGTCATTAGGCGTTATCCGGCACTTGAATATCGACATCGACAAAGTGAACTTCAACGGCGGCGCCATCGCACTCGGCCACCCACTTGGTGCGACAGGCTCGATCTTGACGCTGAAAATGATGAGCGAATTGAAGCGCCAAGGAAAACAATTCGGCGTCGTCACGATGTGCATCGGCGGCGGGATGGGCGCAGCCGGCGTATTTGAAATGCTATAA
- a CDS encoding 3-hydroxyacyl-CoA dehydrogenase/enoyl-CoA hydratase family protein has product MAYQIKKAAVLGSGVMGSGIAAHLANIGIPVLLLDIVPRELSKEEEAKGLSLEHPQVRNRIASTSVQKLLKQKPAPLAAKKNLQLITPGNLEDDLNKLKDVDWIIEVIVENLDVKKSLYEKIDAVRTPGTIISSNTSGISINAMAEGRSEDFGKHFLGTHFFNPPRYLKLLEVIPANTTAPEVLQFMTEFGEDRLGKGVVIAKDTPNFIANRIGTYGLLVTLREMQNRGYSIGEVDSVTGPLIGRPKSATFRTLDVVGLDTFMHVAKNVYDQTSGEEQKVFEVPEFMKKMVENGWIGAKSGQGFFLKKDKDILELDPETMEYRPAGKLKTPSQEIAKQQKGLAAKVKTLTYADDRTGELLWSILSPTLLYSAQLTGEIADDIVAIDNAMKWGFGWEQGPFETWDAIGVQKSVEKMKEAGYEIPAFVQSLLDSGNESFYKEENGDLHFFNGTDYEPVPVNEKAIDLKRYKKKHGVLKSNSGASLIDLGDGILLLEFHSRSNAIGLDIMQLINYSVEEVEKNYKGLVIGNQAKNFCVGANLGMILMEAQDDNIFELDFTIKTFQNALMKIKYSSKPVVVAPFGMTLGGGAEVALHAAHIQASMETYMGLVEAGVGLIPGGGGNKELYIKHLKGLPNGVTVDYQNIASNVFESIAMAKVSTSAEEARENNFLNFTDGISVNSDHLIYDAKQAALALYENGYQAPIREKVPVTGEPGYATLLLGAEGMHISGYISEYDLKIAKKLAFVLSGGKLPYGTKVDEQYLLDLEREAFLSLVAKPKTQQRMQHMLVKGKPLRN; this is encoded by the coding sequence TTGGCTTACCAAATTAAAAAAGCAGCGGTGCTTGGTTCCGGTGTCATGGGTTCAGGAATCGCAGCACATCTTGCAAATATAGGGATTCCGGTGTTATTGCTGGATATTGTCCCGCGTGAGTTATCGAAAGAAGAAGAGGCAAAAGGGTTGTCGTTGGAACATCCACAAGTGAGAAACCGCATTGCATCGACTTCGGTTCAAAAGTTGCTGAAGCAAAAACCGGCTCCGCTGGCTGCTAAAAAGAACTTGCAGCTAATTACACCGGGAAACCTGGAAGACGATTTGAATAAATTAAAAGACGTCGATTGGATCATCGAAGTGATTGTTGAAAACTTGGATGTTAAAAAATCACTTTACGAAAAAATCGACGCAGTGAGAACACCGGGCACAATTATTTCATCCAATACATCCGGCATCAGCATTAACGCAATGGCAGAAGGCCGTTCGGAAGATTTCGGGAAGCATTTCCTGGGCACGCATTTCTTCAATCCGCCGCGTTATTTAAAATTATTGGAAGTGATTCCGGCGAATACGACGGCTCCGGAAGTGCTCCAGTTTATGACGGAATTCGGTGAAGACCGCCTTGGCAAAGGCGTTGTAATTGCAAAAGACACACCAAACTTCATTGCAAACCGCATCGGTACTTACGGGCTGCTGGTGACATTGCGTGAAATGCAAAACCGTGGCTATTCCATCGGCGAAGTGGATTCGGTGACCGGTCCTTTAATCGGCCGCCCGAAATCCGCAACATTCCGCACCTTGGACGTTGTCGGCCTTGATACATTCATGCATGTAGCAAAAAACGTTTACGACCAGACTTCAGGCGAAGAACAAAAAGTGTTCGAAGTGCCTGAATTTATGAAAAAGATGGTGGAAAACGGTTGGATCGGTGCAAAATCAGGACAGGGGTTCTTCTTGAAAAAAGATAAAGACATCCTGGAACTCGATCCGGAAACAATGGAATACCGCCCAGCCGGAAAATTGAAAACGCCTTCACAAGAAATTGCGAAACAGCAAAAAGGTTTAGCAGCAAAAGTGAAAACCCTGACTTACGCGGATGACCGTACAGGAGAGCTTTTGTGGAGCATCCTTTCACCGACGCTTCTATACTCTGCACAGCTGACGGGCGAAATCGCAGACGACATTGTTGCCATCGACAATGCTATGAAGTGGGGCTTCGGCTGGGAACAAGGGCCGTTTGAGACATGGGACGCAATTGGTGTCCAAAAGTCCGTTGAGAAAATGAAAGAAGCAGGCTATGAAATTCCGGCATTCGTCCAAAGCCTGCTCGATAGCGGCAACGAAAGCTTTTATAAAGAAGAAAACGGCGATTTGCATTTCTTCAACGGCACAGACTATGAGCCGGTACCGGTCAACGAAAAAGCGATTGACTTGAAACGCTATAAGAAAAAGCACGGTGTGTTGAAGTCGAATTCAGGCGCCAGCTTGATTGACCTTGGAGATGGCATCTTGCTGCTGGAATTCCACTCGCGTTCAAATGCAATCGGACTCGACATTATGCAATTGATCAACTATTCGGTAGAGGAAGTTGAAAAGAATTACAAAGGGCTTGTCATCGGCAACCAGGCGAAGAACTTCTGTGTCGGTGCGAACCTTGGCATGATTTTGATGGAAGCGCAGGACGACAACATCTTCGAACTGGATTTCACGATCAAAACTTTCCAGAATGCCTTGATGAAAATCAAATACAGCTCAAAACCGGTAGTCGTGGCGCCATTTGGCATGACACTGGGCGGCGGGGCGGAAGTGGCGCTGCATGCAGCACACATCCAGGCTTCGATGGAAACGTATATGGGCTTAGTGGAAGCGGGCGTCGGCTTGATTCCGGGCGGCGGCGGAAACAAAGAGCTTTACATCAAGCATTTGAAAGGCTTGCCGAACGGCGTAACAGTGGATTACCAGAATATCGCCAGCAATGTGTTTGAATCGATTGCTATGGCAAAAGTATCGACTTCCGCAGAAGAGGCGCGCGAAAACAACTTCTTGAATTTCACAGATGGCATCAGCGTCAACAGCGACCATTTGATTTACGATGCAAAACAGGCAGCCCTTGCTTTATACGAAAATGGCTATCAGGCGCCGATTCGCGAAAAAGTGCCGGTTACCGGTGAACCTGGATATGCGACGCTCCTTCTCGGGGCAGAAGGCATGCACATCTCAGGCTATATTTCCGAATACGACTTGAAAATCGCCAAAAAGCTGGCATTTGTCTTATCCGGCGGCAAACTGCCATACGGTACGAAAGTAGACGAGCAGTACTTGCTGGATTTGGAGCGCGAAGCTTTCCTGAGTTTGGTGGCGAAGCCGAAAACACAGCAGCGGATGCAGCATATGCTGGTTAAAGGCAAACCGCTGCGCAACTAA
- a CDS encoding aldo/keto reductase codes for MEYIYLGNSGLRVPKYILGTVPFSGTNGFEAAGDIKEDQARRMVDLSLEAGINMFDTANLYSKGDAERVLGAAIKGRREDVLLTSKTGFPLSDNPNDHGASRNNILTSIDQTLERLGTDYLDLYFTHLWDGQTPVEETVEAMTSLVKAGKIRQWGVSNYSGWALARTYTVAEQNGFIPPVTQQIYYSPEAREAEYELLPAGAELGVSSMIWSALGEGLLNGKIGRNKQTPENTRQGGGWPEPWVQDQERLYQVIDALEEVAANHNASVPQIAYAWVRDRPNVGPLVIAARNEEQLKENIASFDIQLTQEEHDRIERVARPVPIYPNWHRAMNSLELGSPSEITYLKGYKESMGIED; via the coding sequence ATGGAATATATCTACTTAGGAAACTCAGGACTGCGCGTACCGAAATATATACTCGGAACGGTCCCGTTCAGCGGGACCAATGGCTTTGAAGCAGCAGGCGACATCAAGGAAGACCAGGCACGCCGAATGGTGGATCTTTCGCTGGAAGCGGGCATCAATATGTTTGATACGGCGAACCTCTATTCCAAAGGCGATGCGGAGCGCGTGCTTGGTGCGGCCATCAAAGGCCGCCGGGAGGACGTGCTGCTGACGTCGAAAACAGGATTTCCATTAAGTGACAATCCGAACGATCACGGCGCTTCACGGAACAATATTCTAACTTCCATTGACCAGACCTTGGAGCGTCTGGGAACGGATTATCTTGATTTGTATTTTACCCATCTTTGGGACGGGCAGACGCCGGTTGAAGAAACGGTGGAAGCGATGACGAGCTTGGTGAAGGCCGGGAAGATCCGCCAATGGGGTGTATCGAATTACAGCGGCTGGGCGCTCGCTAGAACGTATACGGTTGCTGAACAGAACGGATTCATTCCACCGGTCACGCAGCAGATTTACTACTCGCCAGAAGCGCGGGAAGCGGAATATGAGCTGCTGCCGGCAGGAGCGGAACTGGGTGTCAGTTCAATGATTTGGAGCGCGCTCGGCGAAGGGCTATTGAATGGCAAGATTGGGCGCAATAAGCAGACGCCGGAGAACACGCGGCAAGGCGGTGGATGGCCAGAGCCATGGGTACAGGACCAGGAGCGCCTTTATCAAGTAATTGATGCACTCGAGGAAGTGGCGGCAAACCACAACGCTTCCGTTCCGCAAATCGCTTACGCGTGGGTAAGGGACCGTCCAAACGTCGGGCCGCTTGTCATCGCTGCCCGCAACGAGGAGCAGCTGAAGGAAAACATTGCATCATTTGATATCCAGTTGACGCAAGAAGAGCATGACCGCATCGAAAGGGTGGCACGGCCAGTACCAATTTATCCGAACTGGCACCGGGCAATGAATTCGCTGGAGCTTGGCAGCCCTTCTGAAATCACTTATTTGAAAGGCTACAAAGAGTCAATGGGAATAGAGGATTAG
- a CDS encoding thioredoxin family protein — protein MKPITSTEQFKEVIEGTEPVIVKFQAGWCPDCTRMDMFIDPIMEEYNDYKWFDVNRDELPELAEKYEVMGIPSLLIFEKGEKKAHLHSANAKTPESVTEFLANQKK, from the coding sequence ATGAAACCTATTACATCCACTGAACAGTTCAAAGAAGTAATTGAAGGAACAGAGCCAGTCATCGTCAAATTTCAAGCAGGCTGGTGCCCGGATTGCACGCGGATGGATATGTTCATCGATCCGATTATGGAAGAATATAATGATTACAAATGGTTCGATGTGAACCGCGACGAGTTGCCAGAGCTTGCTGAGAAATACGAAGTCATGGGCATTCCAAGCTTATTGATTTTTGAAAAAGGCGAGAAAAAAGCGCATCTTCATAGTGCAAATGCAAAAACGCCGGAATCTGTCACAGAGTTTTTAGCAAACCAAAAGAAATAG
- a CDS encoding C39 family peptidase: MKLKILLPFEGKSQYDAAVDPKKQGSACGPTTIAAILNHHEQIDYGINQLYSLLGTTSIGLFTWRLVRKFKKITGQRYHIEKIRSLDAVKTELRAGRPLAMKFDRWFSFRWFSKPLYNYHWVPLIGYEEKDGDIILFIHDNGKRNRPSKVQAVSYLQNQHVLSFVRIYPVKR; this comes from the coding sequence TTGAAGCTGAAAATTCTACTTCCATTTGAAGGCAAATCCCAATACGATGCAGCCGTCGATCCTAAAAAACAAGGATCCGCATGCGGACCGACAACGATTGCGGCGATTTTAAACCATCATGAACAAATCGATTATGGAATTAATCAGCTTTATAGTCTCCTCGGTACGACATCCATCGGTTTGTTCACATGGCGGCTGGTCCGCAAGTTCAAGAAAATCACAGGCCAGCGTTACCACATCGAAAAGATCCGGTCGCTTGATGCTGTTAAAACGGAACTTCGTGCCGGGCGTCCGCTCGCCATGAAGTTCGACCGCTGGTTTTCATTTCGCTGGTTTTCAAAACCGCTATACAACTACCACTGGGTACCGCTGATTGGATATGAGGAAAAAGATGGTGACATTATCCTTTTCATCCACGATAACGGAAAAAGAAACCGCCCCAGCAAAGTGCAGGCGGTTTCTTATCTTCAAAATCAGCACGTATTATCGTTCGTACGGATCTATCCGGTCAAACGGTGA
- a CDS encoding glycine betaine uptake BCCT transporter: MRKVTNVFWISLALILLAVAYGAFAPDNFAEVTGNIEGFLTTSFGWYYLLIVSLMVLFCLFFLVSPMGQIKLGKENDKPEFSFITWVSMLFSAGMGIGLVFWGSAEPLSHFAINPATAEPESAAAFRESMRFTFFHWGIHAWAIYGVVALVLAYFQFRKGEPGLISATLKPIFGDKMKGPWGITVDVIAIFATAIGVATTLGFGAIQINGGLSFLFEGIPSDDFIVQIIIIVIVTILFTISAWSGVSKGIKYLSNTNMVLAIILLFFVVILGPTLLILNTFTDTMGSYIQNIMQMSFRTAPVDSEERAWIDGWTIFYWAWWISWAPFVGIFIARVSRGRTIRQFLSGVLLIPAVFSFIWFATFGTTAMDVQSSGVDLTGLLTEETLFAVFNELPIGSFLSVIAIVLIAVFFVTSADSATFVLGMQSTNGSLNPANSVKISWGVSQSLIAVILLSTGGLGALQTALIIAAFPFSFIMLLMMGSFYKSISLEYRAIKRKR, encoded by the coding sequence ATGAGAAAAGTAACGAATGTTTTCTGGATCTCGCTCGCCCTCATCTTGTTGGCAGTCGCCTACGGGGCATTTGCGCCAGATAATTTTGCAGAAGTTACCGGGAATATAGAAGGATTCCTGACAACTTCGTTCGGGTGGTATTATTTATTGATCGTATCGCTGATGGTTTTGTTCTGCTTGTTTTTCCTCGTAAGTCCAATGGGGCAAATCAAATTGGGGAAAGAAAATGACAAACCGGAGTTTTCGTTCATTACATGGGTCTCCATGTTATTTTCAGCAGGAATGGGAATTGGGCTGGTCTTTTGGGGATCAGCTGAACCATTGTCCCATTTCGCGATTAATCCGGCCACTGCGGAGCCGGAATCCGCTGCAGCATTCCGTGAATCGATGCGCTTCACCTTTTTCCATTGGGGCATCCATGCATGGGCTATCTACGGAGTAGTAGCGCTGGTGCTGGCTTATTTCCAATTCCGAAAAGGGGAGCCGGGTCTGATCTCGGCCACGCTAAAACCGATTTTCGGAGATAAAATGAAAGGGCCTTGGGGCATTACGGTCGACGTCATCGCTATTTTTGCTACCGCCATCGGAGTGGCAACGACGCTTGGTTTTGGGGCAATACAAATTAACGGTGGGCTGTCCTTCTTGTTCGAGGGCATCCCGAGTGATGACTTTATCGTCCAGATCATCATAATTGTGATCGTGACAATCCTGTTTACGATTTCCGCATGGAGCGGCGTCAGCAAAGGGATCAAATACCTGTCCAATACGAATATGGTGCTGGCCATCATCCTGTTGTTCTTTGTGGTCATTTTAGGGCCGACGTTGCTGATTCTCAACACCTTTACGGATACAATGGGCAGCTATATCCAAAACATTATGCAAATGAGTTTCCGCACCGCACCCGTCGATTCTGAAGAACGCGCCTGGATTGACGGCTGGACCATTTTCTACTGGGCATGGTGGATTTCTTGGGCTCCTTTTGTCGGGATTTTCATTGCCCGGGTATCAAGAGGGCGGACCATCCGCCAATTCCTGTCAGGCGTCCTGTTGATTCCAGCGGTTTTCAGTTTCATCTGGTTTGCTACTTTTGGCACCACTGCAATGGACGTCCAAAGCAGCGGAGTTGACTTGACTGGCTTATTGACGGAAGAGACACTGTTCGCTGTATTCAACGAATTGCCGATTGGCAGCTTTTTGTCAGTAATTGCCATTGTGCTGATTGCAGTATTCTTTGTCACATCAGCCGACTCGGCTACTTTTGTGCTAGGGATGCAATCGACCAACGGCTCGCTGAATCCGGCCAATTCGGTTAAAATCTCGTGGGGAGTATCCCAGTCGCTGATCGCGGTGATTTTACTGTCAACCGGCGGGCTTGGAGCACTTCAAACGGCCTTGATCATTGCCGCTTTCCCGTTCTCGTTCATCATGTTGTTGATGATGGGATCGTTCTACAAATCAATCAGCCTGGAATACCGGGCCATCAAACGCAAACGCTAA